One window of Oncorhynchus kisutch isolate 150728-3 linkage group LG25, Okis_V2, whole genome shotgun sequence genomic DNA carries:
- the LOC109870563 gene encoding ras-interacting protein 1 has product MDSTKMTLDRSPLPPKTNSLHSVGLPACSPKRRFIKLGRKPSDGSSQSGSSGSSTRSADSVGVDVIRQPSRSRIRRHTNRLSAVFQRGSAHNATAMALPGLPGLPSHAWKESNDRISPGDASMTDDPAELSNQITAPGILKIFGSEICQGANYKSVLATTHSSAKELVKEALERYGLNKEEAESYVLCDSIGYVGDHQWKTECFRVVGDNEKPLLLQSLWKPREGLARRFEIQRRASVEEKRSRDKDTVTAGINAQARKLQKSRSRVTSALIERRSVYVTSTLERGVCGAWNQKDRGGRVCGGQNKSERGPGLWRSQSEADLSPQSTETQQRHQQNPTEPLSQNPNEFHTPSQDENHNQCHSQDHEQNVEQNHKLNPDKNLKQRDEESYVDANVPPLEDPGSETYTELLCPSPEMEREREETESSDDNVTLYSIHPPQDCPYLLLLQGYSNRQDFVIYLLNGSSTLIGRCGGEDKERSKVDFPLSAPDILPLHCCLCRHDHNDKGSTVRLRPFHSAMVTRNGETLSKEAELSPGDVIGMGRHYLFLFKDPTVWVVMQKVKDPTSSPDPTVTAAPGVLPRATTLATSEPALCNTCISASGTREIRSRRATACLNNPEGRGLNLLYVVEHEDAVVKEIVAMGSVHRDKPPLTVAFLLSVCVEHSATHLQTSDLRRLLLLIASQVQNAMWEHTKELAANQPEVLCSDPEEQQPLNLAELVSGLRTLVVWMSNALELLYYIQQQMPQTLAWRSHREQGVEAEGEEHNDKEEESMALLEMRLSCVRLASEEAMMVLEEVIMLTFQQCVYYLTKTLYPILPSLLDSDPFRGSSGLLLREQNEPFLDSGGVQVPGETDQVLEVLTETSRLLQDCQLHHDISSQLLAYLFYFINASLFNTLMERGSEDEFYQWSRGVHISANLDLLLDWAQGSGLGDLVVEHLHTLSSAVNLLATPREQLMQSSWESLRCAFPSLSPAQLHHLLRGYSPATPWPPHWAPSDEDQLATQNTADILESFDSHPPLVLPSSGFSLRLGGEVTDSGLAGQLRRLQKFISNLSVKESPENFSHMHTQQDYAVPTEAKLTKMATLPKASLESLESPPVEKVLPLDSPPSPPSQLSTPSPLHPPPFPPQQSPSPPSDLNSCGALLTQKLKSLELQFRETDLSPLTQRRSALDPSCLLTPPNTPHSLELVEPETEHQEDEVCLL; this is encoded by the exons GTCAGGCTCCTCTGGTTCCAGTACCAGGTCAGCTGACAGTGTGGGCGTGGACGTCATCCGACAGCCATCCAGGAGTCGCATCCGCCGTCATACCAACCGCTTGTCTGCTGTGTTCCAGCGTGGCTCCGCCCATAACGCCACCGCTATGGCCTTACCCGGGTTACCTGGCTTACCTAGCCACGCTTGGAAGGAGTCGAATGACAGAA TTTCTCCCGGGGATGCATCAATGACAGACGACCCTGCTGAACTGTCCAATCAGATAACGGCACCAGGCATTCTGAAGATCTTTGGCAGTGAGATCTGCCAGGGGGCAAACTACAAGAGCGTCCTGGCAACAACACACTCCAGTGCTAAGGAGCTGGTCAAAGAGGCACTGGAGAG GTACGGTCTGAACAAGGAAGAGGCGGAGTCGTATGTTCTCTGCGACTCCATTGGCTACGTGGGTGACCACCAGTGGAAGACGGAATGCTTCCGGGTCGTCGGTGACAATGAGAAGCCCCTCCTCCTGCAGTCACTATGGAAACCCAGGGAGGGTTTGGCGAGGCGGTTTGAGATCCAGAGGAGAGCCAGTGTGGAGGAAAAGAGATCAAGAGACAAGGACACGGTCACTGCTG gcATCAACGCCCAGGCTCGTAAACTCCAGAAGAGCCGCTCTCGAGTCACCTCTGCCCTGATCGAGAGGAGGAGTGTGTATGTGACCTCTACCctagagaggggtgtgtgtggggcTTGGAACCAAAAGGACAGGGGTGGGAGGGTATGTGGGGGCCAGAATAAGTCTGAACGGGGGCCGGGTCTGTGGAGGAGCCAGAGTGAAGCAGACCTCTCACCccagtccacagaaacacaacaGAGACACCAACAGAACCCCACTGAGCCCCTTAGTCAGAACCCCAATGAGTTCCACACTCCCAGTCAAGACGAGAACCACAATCAGTGTCACAGTCAGGACCATGAACAGAATGTGGAACAGAATCACAAATTGAACCCCGATAAGAACCTCaaacagagagatgaagagagctaTGTTGACGCCAATGTTCCCCCTCTGGAGGACCCTGGATCAGAGACTTACACAGAGCTCCTCTGTCCTTCccctgagatggagagagagagggaggagacagagagcagtgacGATAACGTAACACTTTACTCCATTCACCCTCCCCAAGACTGCCCCTACCTACTGCTGCTACAGGGCTACAGCAACAgacag GACTTCGTCATCTACCTGCTGAACGGTTCAAGCACTTTGATTGGTCGATGTGGTGGCGAAGACAAGGAGAGATCAAAGGTTGACTTCCCGCTCTCTGCCCCCGACATCCTGCCTCTTCACTGCTGCCTATGTCGCCATGACCACAACGATAAAGGTTCCACCGTCCGCCTCCGTCCCTTCCACAGTGCTATGGTAACACGGAACGGGGAGACGTTGTCCAAAGAGGCAGAGCTTAGTCCAGGTGATGTCATCGGGATGGGACGTCACTACCTATTCTTGTTCAAGGACCCCACTGTCTGGGTTGTTATGCAGAAG GTGAAGGACCCCACTTCTTCTCCTGATCCTACAGTTACTGCTGCTCCCGGGGTTCTGCCCCGGGCCACTACACTCGCTACTAGTGAACCAGCACTCTGCAACACCTGTATCTCAGCTAGTGGGACCAGAGAAATAAG GTCTAGAAGGGCCACAGCTTGCCTAAACAACCCTGAGGGTCGCGGCCTGAACCTACTCTACGTTGTGGAGCACGAGGATGCCGTTGTCAAGGAAATCGTTGCCATGGGGAGTGTCCATAGAGACAAGCCGCCGTTGACTGTAGCATtcctgctgagtgtgtgtgtcgaaCATTCCGCCACACACCTCCAAACCTCAGACCTCCGCAGACTACTGCTGCTCATAGCCAGCCAGGTCCAGAATGCCATGTGG GAACACACCAAGGAGCTTGCTGCTAATCAACCAGAAGT TCTCTGTAGTGACCCAGAGGAGCAGCAGCCTCTCAACCTGGCAGAACTGGTTTCAGGCCTGCGTACCCTGGTAGTCTGGATGTCCAATGCCCTGGAGCTGCTGTATTACATCCAACAACAGATGCCCCAAACACTGGCCTGGAGGTCACACAGAGAACAAGGggtggaggcagagggagaggaacacaatgacaaggaggaggagagcaTGG CCCTGTTGGAGATGAGGCTGTCGTGTGTGAGGTTGGCCAGTGAAGAAGCCATGATGGTTCTGGAGGAAGTTATCATGTTGACCTTTCAGCAGTGTGTCTACTACCTCACCAAG ACTCTGTACCCAATTCTGCCTAGTTTGCTGGACAGTGACCCATTCAGGGGGAGCAGTGGGCTGCTTCTCCGCGAGCAAAATGAGCCGTTCCTGGATAGCGGTGGTGTGCAGGTCCCTGGAGAGACAGACCAGGTCCTGGAGGTCCTGACAGAGACCAGCAGACTGCTACAGGACTGTCAGCTCCACCATGATATCTCCTCTCAGCTCCTGGCCTATCTCTTCTACTTCATCAATGCTTCACTGTTCAACACACTCATGGAGAgag GTTCAGAGGATGAATTCTACCAGTGGTCCAGAGGGGTCCATATCAGCGCTAACCTAGACCTGCTACTGGACTGGGCCCAAGGGTCTGGACTGGGTGACTTGGTTGTGGAACATCTCCACACACTCTCCTCTGCTGTCAACCTACTGGCCACTCCAAGGGAACAACTAATGCAG TCCTCCTGGGAATCCCTGCGGTGTGCGTTCCCCAGTCTGAGTCCAGCCCAGCTCCACCACCTGCTGAGAGGCTACAGCCCAGCCACACCCTGGCCCCCACACTGGGCCCCTTCTGATGAGGATCAACTAGCTACACAGAACACTG CTGATATCCTGGAGAGTTTTGACAGCCACCCTCCCCTGGTGCTGCCCAGCTCTGGTTTCAGCCTGAGGCTAGGGGGAGAGGTGACAGACTCAGGCCTGGCTGGACAGCTCAGGAGGTTGCAGAAGTTTATCAGCAACCTGTCTGTCAAAGAGTCACCAGAGAACTTCAGTCATATGCACACGCAACAG GATTATGCTGTTCCCACGGAAGCCAAGCTGACAAAAATGGCAACTCTCCCAAAGGCCTCCCTGGAGTCTCTTGAATCCCCCCCCGTAGAGAAGGTCCTACCTCTGGACTCTCCCCCATCACCCCCCTCTCAATTATCTACgccctctccccttcaccctcccccctttcccccccagcaaagcccttctcccccaagTGATTTGAACTCTTGTGGGGCCCTACTGACCCAAAAGCTGAAGAGCCTGGAGCTCCAGTTCAGAGAGACAGACCTAAGCCCCCTCACCCAGAGGAGGTCTGCCCTggacccctcctgtctcctcacccctcctaACACCCCCCACAGCCTGGAGCTGGTTGAACCAGAGACTGAGCATCAGGAGGATGAAGTGTGTTTACTCTAG